In a single window of the Deinococcus aetherius genome:
- a CDS encoding tyrosine-type recombinase/integrase, whose product MTKAKRGNGQGTVRRLPSGNWQWTITLGMDASGKQIRRSGTEKTKSEAEKAKAQAIADHTRGGLAAPNRVTLGEWLDRWLASRESEVKAKTHASYARSVRLYLKPYLGSKRLQEVRPADVRYLQDKIRGAGLGTDTQRLALGALSMALKEAVRLELITRNPAEAVKVISDRQKEGRTAQAWTAEEVARFIEVARQDRQGMVLVFMVSLGLRRGEACGLRWANVDLERGACRIVENLVTLEGKPHISTPKSANGRRTVPLSQEAAALLRTWQAAQAEERAAMGEDWQDSGYVFTTYKGTPLHPDNLNRALNRLCERARVRRIRVHDLRHTYASLMLSRQVPLEVVSKQLGHSTPAFTLSTYRHVSVEEHSQYAVNISDLVNLSTSFRITN is encoded by the coding sequence ATGACCAAAGCCAAGCGCGGCAACGGGCAGGGCACTGTGCGCCGACTTCCCAGCGGGAATTGGCAGTGGACTATTACCCTAGGCATGGACGCCAGCGGGAAGCAAATCCGCCGTTCTGGAACCGAAAAAACCAAGAGCGAAGCAGAAAAGGCCAAAGCCCAGGCCATTGCCGATCACACGCGGGGCGGGCTGGCGGCCCCCAACCGCGTCACGCTGGGCGAGTGGCTGGACCGCTGGCTTGCCAGCCGTGAGTCAGAGGTCAAGGCGAAGACCCATGCCAGCTACGCCCGCTCTGTCCGGCTCTACCTCAAGCCCTACCTGGGCAGCAAGCGGCTTCAGGAAGTCCGCCCGGCAGATGTGCGCTACCTCCAAGACAAGATCAGGGGCGCCGGGCTGGGCACCGACACACAACGCCTGGCCCTGGGGGCGCTGAGCATGGCCCTCAAGGAAGCGGTGCGCCTGGAACTCATCACCCGCAACCCGGCAGAGGCGGTCAAGGTCATCTCTGACCGGCAGAAGGAAGGGCGCACCGCCCAGGCATGGACGGCGGAAGAGGTGGCGCGGTTTATCGAGGTGGCCCGGCAGGACCGGCAGGGCATGGTGCTGGTGTTCATGGTGTCGCTGGGCCTGCGGCGGGGTGAAGCGTGCGGGTTGCGCTGGGCCAATGTGGACCTTGAGCGCGGGGCGTGCCGCATCGTGGAAAACCTCGTCACGCTGGAAGGCAAGCCGCACATCAGCACGCCCAAGAGTGCCAACGGCAGGCGCACAGTACCGCTGTCACAGGAAGCGGCGGCTCTGCTCCGGACCTGGCAGGCGGCCCAGGCGGAAGAGCGGGCGGCGATGGGCGAGGATTGGCAGGACAGCGGGTACGTGTTCACCACCTACAAGGGCACGCCCCTTCACCCCGACAACCTGAACCGCGCCCTGAACCGGCTATGCGAGCGGGCCAGGGTGCGCCGTATCCGGGTCCATGACCTGCGCCATACCTACGCCAGCCTCATGCTCAGCCGCCAAGTCCCGCTGGAAGTGGTCAGCAAACAACTGGGGCACTCCACCCCAGCATTTACCCTAAGCACTTATCGGCATGTCAGCGTTGAGGAACATTCCCAGTATGCAGTCAACATAAGCGACTTGGTAAATCTGTCCACTAGTTTTCGAATAACCAATTAA
- a CDS encoding helix-turn-helix domain-containing protein translates to MPKKLDHNEQNAHSDTKVELLLGDFLQAHGVTVYRLAAHARGRIARRTLYLLANGESGRLDLATLAKLIQALRELTGQPVEVQDLLRYREGDSP, encoded by the coding sequence GTGCCCAAAAAACTTGACCACAACGAACAAAACGCCCATAGTGATACGAAGGTGGAACTATTGCTGGGGGACTTCCTACAGGCCCACGGCGTCACCGTCTACCGCCTGGCCGCCCATGCCAGGGGCAGAATTGCCCGCCGAACGCTGTATCTGCTGGCAAATGGCGAAAGCGGGCGGCTGGACCTCGCCACCCTTGCCAAGCTCATTCAGGCCCTACGGGAACTCACCGGGCAGCCCGTGGAAGTCCAAGACCTGCTCCGGTACAGAGAGGGAGACTCACCATGA
- a CDS encoding TubC N-terminal docking domain-related protein, translating to MVAADLLAELDRLGVRLALNGEGFTTQARKGALTPELAAALRTHKPLLLGVLKLAVPPSPLPALPPLPEPLGRLVHAAAGGQLPGHSVALPDGGRVPNLADYVLAWAATYAAGGDTGHCLRHLWAAHAVWQPRQAVSTHGQAAPPPLPALG from the coding sequence ATGGTAGCCGCCGACCTGCTGGCCGAACTTGACCGGCTGGGCGTGCGCCTAGCCCTGAACGGCGAAGGCTTCACCACTCAGGCCAGGAAGGGCGCCCTGACCCCAGAACTTGCGGCGGCCCTGCGAACGCACAAGCCCCTGCTGCTGGGCGTCTTGAAGCTGGCCGTGCCACCTTCTCCCCTGCCCGCCCTGCCGCCCCTTCCCGAACCGCTGGGGCGCCTTGTCCATGCAGCGGCAGGCGGGCAGCTTCCTGGGCATTCCGTGGCCCTTCCAGACGGGGGCCGCGTGCCTAACTTGGCTGACTATGTGCTGGCATGGGCCGCCACCTACGCCGCTGGGGGGGACACGGGGCACTGCCTACGCCACCTCTGGGCGGCCCATGCGGTCTGGCAGCCCCGGCAGGCGGTCAGTACACACGGTCAGGCGGCGCCTCCACCTCTTCCCGCGTTGGGCTGA
- a CDS encoding AAA family ATPase, producing MTGGREPKLLPSFNGLTAPPVEPVDWLVEKLLARGAGTLLFGQPGVSKTVHVAHLVACLVLGRPFCHLKTTRRRLRVLYLDFDGSWEWNHDLFLAAFRGLGCEGLPENFHYYSPNTEACSPAEDTELKSLETLGPDLALTARELGIDLVVCDSLGQTMVGDTNNGQDVALALRVGLNGARKAGAAVLVIDHATKAAAGSGGVPTPMGSQQKRAWARVSVALEKEEGQGENVTRWSVDKSNAAPFEPFLTQAVFTNIGEQLNTLDLHFVGEAGPRSIGPERLDRGQEVQQRILTALEAGPLPRAQLGERGGTLDRALKALGDAGRIVKPARGLYALPDPTAPATPHQPLGSTAQERSPAPLPHTPTVPAEREEERLEELAW from the coding sequence GTGACAGGGGGCCGTGAACCCAAACTGTTGCCGAGCTTCAACGGCCTCACCGCCCCGCCTGTAGAGCCGGTGGATTGGTTGGTGGAAAAGTTGCTGGCGCGAGGGGCGGGCACCCTGCTTTTTGGACAGCCCGGCGTCAGCAAGACGGTTCATGTGGCGCATCTGGTGGCCTGTCTGGTGTTGGGGCGGCCCTTCTGCCACCTGAAGACGACAAGGCGAAGGCTGCGGGTGCTGTATCTGGACTTTGACGGTTCCTGGGAATGGAATCATGACCTGTTCCTGGCCGCCTTCCGGGGCCTCGGGTGTGAGGGCTTGCCCGAAAACTTCCACTACTACAGCCCGAACACCGAAGCGTGTAGCCCCGCCGAAGACACCGAACTGAAGTCCCTGGAAACCCTGGGGCCAGACCTTGCCCTTACCGCCCGGGAACTCGGTATTGATTTGGTGGTGTGCGACTCGCTGGGGCAGACGATGGTGGGGGACACGAACAATGGTCAGGACGTGGCGCTGGCCCTGCGGGTGGGCCTGAACGGGGCACGCAAGGCAGGGGCGGCGGTGTTGGTCATTGACCATGCCACCAAAGCGGCGGCGGGCAGCGGCGGCGTCCCTACCCCTATGGGCAGTCAGCAAAAGCGGGCATGGGCACGGGTATCTGTCGCCTTGGAGAAAGAAGAGGGCCAGGGCGAGAACGTCACCCGTTGGAGTGTGGACAAGAGCAACGCGGCCCCCTTTGAACCGTTCCTGACCCAAGCTGTCTTCACCAACATTGGTGAGCAATTGAACACACTGGACCTTCACTTTGTTGGTGAAGCCGGGCCGCGTTCCATCGGCCCTGAGCGTCTGGACCGTGGGCAGGAAGTTCAGCAAAGGATTCTGACCGCCCTTGAAGCTGGCCCGTTGCCCCGCGCCCAACTGGGCGAGCGCGGCGGCACGCTTGACCGGGCGCTGAAAGCTCTGGGAGACGCGGGCCGGATTGTAAAGCCAGCACGCGGGCTCTACGCCCTGCCTGACCCCACGGCCCCTGCCACACCACACCAACCCCTAGGAAGTACCGCACAGGAACGAAGCCCGGCGCCTCTGCCCCACACGCCCACAGTTCCGGCAGAGCGTGAGGAAGAAAGGCTAGAGGAACTGGCATGGTAG
- a CDS encoding helix-turn-helix domain-containing protein: protein MEQPSYYSVDGAAARLDVHPNLIYREVKAGRLPHIKVGRKVIRIPRQALEAWEQAQLEGGRQ, encoded by the coding sequence ATGGAACAACCCAGCTACTACAGCGTTGACGGTGCCGCTGCCCGTTTGGACGTTCACCCCAACCTGATTTACAGGGAGGTCAAGGCGGGCCGCCTGCCCCATATCAAGGTGGGGCGGAAGGTCATCAGGATTCCCCGGCAGGCGCTAGAAGCCTGGGAACAGGCCCAGCTTGAAGGGGGCAGGCAGTGA
- a CDS encoding lysophospholipid acyltransferase family protein — protein MTGSVPPDSPPPPRLRLRPETPEGWVRLHLAGRPLLARLARTLAALPVDLTPAERTARQREASGALLGHLGVRLDVGGLEHARGGPFVVVALHESLLDVPVLLTLPLRLRFAARDEIFTWPLVGPAVTRLGHLSITPERGAAAYRHLLRAGRAVLAGGESLGLFPQGSVLGLETDFQRGAFTLARHLRAPLLPVVLTGGHRIWEHPFAPTLRYGQRVGLRVLPPVPVAEVLAVLPDILRARVQREMKRAALSGDLPPPRRYDPERDGYWDGYRFDIDPAFPELRGQIEARRLHLSGETG, from the coding sequence ATGACGGGCAGCGTGCCTCCCGACTCTCCCCCCCCACCCCGACTGCGGCTGCGCCCCGAGACGCCGGAGGGCTGGGTGCGGCTGCACCTCGCCGGGCGCCCGCTCCTCGCCCGGCTGGCCCGGACCCTGGCAGCCCTCCCGGTGGACCTGACGCCCGCAGAGCGCACTGCGCGGCAGCGGGAGGCGAGCGGGGCACTCCTGGGTCACCTGGGGGTTCGACTCGACGTTGGGGGACTTGAACACGCGCGGGGTGGGCCCTTCGTCGTGGTCGCCCTGCACGAGAGCCTGCTCGACGTTCCGGTGCTGCTCACCCTACCTCTGCGGCTGCGCTTCGCCGCGCGGGACGAGATTTTCACCTGGCCGCTCGTCGGCCCGGCGGTCACCCGGCTCGGGCACCTCAGCATCACCCCCGAGCGCGGGGCCGCCGCATACCGGCACCTCCTGAGGGCGGGGCGGGCGGTGCTGGCGGGCGGGGAGAGCCTCGGCCTCTTTCCGCAGGGGTCGGTCCTCGGGCTGGAGACGGACTTCCAGCGCGGAGCCTTCACCCTGGCACGACACCTGCGCGCCCCCCTGCTCCCCGTGGTGCTGACGGGCGGGCACCGGATTTGGGAACACCCCTTCGCCCCCACCCTGCGCTACGGCCAGCGGGTTGGCCTGCGGGTGCTGCCACCCGTCCCCGTGGCGGAGGTCCTCGCCGTGCTCCCCGACATTCTGCGGGCCCGCGTGCAGCGCGAGATGAAGCGCGCGGCCCTCTCGGGAGACCTGCCCCCACCCCGCCGCTACGACCCCGAGCGTGACGGCTACTGGGACGGCTACCGCTTCGACATCGACCCGGCCTTTCCGGAGTTGCGGGGCCAGATCGAGGCGCGGCGCCTGCACCTGTCAGGCGAGACAGGATGA
- a CDS encoding vitamin K epoxide reductase family protein, whose protein sequence is MDPTQLSRELREAHTPDLHRRRWIVGLSLLGVAMGQVVSLYQTGILKDLPDPPGPFDSARVDASDYAYKRLQTPDALMMVVSYGATAWLAAAGGKDRATDLPLLPVAMGLKILGDTLTAVELGREEWRDNKALCAYCQVATLASLASIPLAFPETRRALGNLLRR, encoded by the coding sequence GTGGACCCCACCCAACTCAGCCGTGAACTGCGCGAAGCCCACACCCCCGACCTCCACCGCCGCCGCTGGATCGTCGGGCTGTCCCTCCTCGGCGTGGCGATGGGGCAGGTCGTGTCGCTGTACCAGACGGGCATCCTCAAGGACCTGCCCGATCCGCCCGGCCCCTTCGACTCGGCCCGGGTGGACGCCTCGGATTACGCCTACAAGCGCCTGCAAACGCCCGACGCCCTGATGATGGTCGTGAGCTACGGGGCGACCGCGTGGCTCGCGGCGGCGGGGGGCAAGGACCGGGCGACCGACCTGCCCCTGCTCCCCGTGGCGATGGGCCTCAAGATCCTGGGCGACACCCTGACCGCCGTCGAACTCGGGCGCGAGGAGTGGCGGGACAACAAGGCCCTGTGCGCCTACTGCCAGGTGGCGACCCTGGCCTCGCTCGCGTCCATCCCGCTGGCCTTCCCCGAGACCCGCCGGGCCCTGGGGAACCTGCTGCGCCGCTGA
- a CDS encoding DedA family protein, translated as MNLPDLPALLSVAGYAGILAIVFAETGLLLGFFLPGDSLLITAGIVAAQGSLDVRGVMAAVIVGAILGDTTGYLIGRRFGPAVFRQQDSRLLRPEFLTRTQEVFGRYGRLAVVVARFIPVVRTMTPTLAGVGRLPYPVFLGFSVLGAVLWGVGVPLAGYWLGGLIPHLDRYILLLVAGVLLVSAVPVALGWRRARRPG; from the coding sequence ATGAATCTCCCCGACCTGCCCGCCCTGCTCTCCGTCGCGGGTTACGCGGGCATCCTCGCCATCGTGTTCGCGGAGACCGGGCTCCTGCTCGGATTCTTCCTGCCCGGCGACAGCCTGCTCATCACGGCGGGAATCGTGGCGGCGCAGGGCAGCCTGGACGTGCGGGGCGTGATGGCGGCGGTGATCGTCGGGGCGATCCTGGGGGACACGACGGGATACCTGATCGGGCGGCGCTTCGGCCCGGCGGTCTTCCGGCAGCAGGATTCACGCCTGCTGCGGCCCGAGTTCCTCACCCGGACGCAGGAGGTCTTCGGGCGGTACGGCCGCCTCGCGGTGGTTGTGGCCCGCTTCATCCCGGTCGTGCGGACGATGACCCCCACCCTGGCGGGCGTCGGGCGGCTGCCCTACCCGGTCTTCCTGGGCTTCAGCGTCCTCGGGGCGGTGTTGTGGGGCGTCGGCGTGCCGCTGGCGGGCTACTGGCTGGGCGGGCTGATCCCGCACCTCGACCGCTACATCCTGCTCCTCGTGGCCGGGGTGCTCCTCGTCTCCGCCGTGCCGGTGGCGCTGGGGTGGCGGCGGGCGCGGCGACCGGGCTGA